Below is a window of Streptomyces sp. WMMB303 DNA.
GGTCCAGCCGTGCCGCGAGACGGCACTCCCCCGGCCCGCGGCGTCGGTGGTGACATCGAGCCACACCTCGTTGCGCGGATTGGCGTAGCGGGGGTCCGTGGAGGGCTGTCGCGAGTCCCGGCGGTGCTGGTAGTGCGGCCCCGCGTCACCGGGCCGGCCCCCGCACGGCCGGGTATGGACATGCGCCCCGTAGGTGCGGTCCGGGAGCAGGCCGCGCACCCGCAGCCACACGGTGGTGCCGTGCCGGGTGGCCCGCCGCGCCACCGTGATGCCGGCCCCGGCCGGGACCCGGGCGCGGTCGTAGGTGATCGCCTCGGGGCTGATGAAGGCGTTCGCGGGTGAGAACTGGTCCTCGCGCACCAGGAACGGCTGTGGGAACGGCTGCCGCCGGGCGGCCACGTCGGACCCGACGGCCTCGTCCGC
It encodes the following:
- a CDS encoding superoxide dismutase family protein yields the protein MRTAGAVGVAAAAVAALLAGSGTGTAGERAADGGPPRAADEAVGSDVAARRQPFPQPFLVREDQFSPANAFISPEAITYDRARVPAGAGITVARRATRHGTTVWLRVRGLLPDRTYGAHVHTRPCGGRPGDAGPHYQHRRDSRQPSTDPRYANPRNEVWLDVTTDAAGRGSAVSRHGWTFRPGGAGSVVLHERATRTGEGHAGAAGARLGCFTVPLSGG